The region CAACACATGTTGGAACAGGAACCCTCTTAACAAACTAATGTGTCCCTTTCTTAGATTTATGTTGATGCGTTGTTTGCAATTATGTGTTTGATACTACTTTTCCAATGGCAAATATCTTTCTTGCTGTTCAAGCTATTAATATGCTACGAATGTTCTTATACAGCTCTTTTCAAGTTTCATATTTGGTCCATAGTTTCCAGTTTTTAAGATTGCTTTTGAGATGTCAAGATCTATTAGTTGGTTTAAATGTCCcttccattatttatttatttgtttatttcatgCGTGGAATGGCACAGGTAGAGGTTACTTTACAAGATGGTCGGACATTTGAAGGGACAGTAATGAATGCTGATTTTCACTCTGATATTGCCATTGTGAAAATCAATTCTAAAAGCCCTCTTCCCATGGCAAAACTTGGTTCTTCAAGCAAGCTCCGACCAGGGGATTGGGTTGTAGCAATTGGGTGTCCACTTTCGCTTCAGAATACTGTCACAGCTGGTATAGTAAGGTGGTCAATTATAGGAAGTTTCTCTGTCCTTGATGTTTCCATGGAAGAGATAGGAACATATAATTCCTTCATATTTTTGATACTGAAGAGATGAATGATACAAAGTCTTTTCCTCAATTACTTACTTTAAGTGTTATCTATAGTTGTTGACTAAGAGGCACGAATACAGACATTTGACATGGTTAGATATGATATAGACACGGTGCCATGTCATACTTCTAAAAATCTAGGACTTGAAACGACAAGTAGTAAAccatattttttctaaaaatgtcatttttatataagaattttgttttgaagtcAATATGTTTATGCATTTATTTGCTTAAAAAATGAGTTTGATGTATTTCACGTATCAggcatttctatttttatctatttagtATGCTCAAACAAGTGTCCTATATGTGCCTAATAGATGTTTGGTCCTTATTCACTTTATACCACAAGTGTTTCACACATGCATTTGTACTACCATACATGCAATACATGTTTAAGAAGTGTCCTTGCTTAGCATTAACTATATATTTGATTGTCTACTTTTCGTCTTTGATTCAATTCAGTTGTGTTGACCGTAAGAGTAGTGATTTGGGTCTTGGTGGAATGCGAAGGGAATATCTACAAACAGATTGTGCAATTAACGTGGTATGTATCTCATTTTTTACCCATCTCCCTTTGCAATATCGAACGTGCTTCATTGTTGTTAAAATGAATACGAAACACTGGCATTCTGTAATCAGTATTTGTCATGTAGGGAAATTCTGGGGGTCCTCTTGTTAATGTGGATGGAGAAGTTATTGGTGTAAATATTATGAAAGTGGATGATGCTGTTGGATTAAGTTTCGCTGTACCAATTGATTCAGTCTCCAAAATTACAGAGCAATTCAAGAAAAGAGGGTATTGTAACACATTTAGAGACTAATATTGTTTTACTagtgaattgaattgaatatactccatttgtaacaacccatgcccaccactagcagatattgtcctctttaggctttccctttcgggcttcccctcaaggctttaaaacgcgtctgctaggggaaggtctccacacccttataaatggtggtttgttctcctctccaaccaatgtgggacatcacaatccaccccccttcggggcccagtgtcctcgctggcactctttccttcctccaatcgatgtgggaccgcccccaaatctacccccctttgtggcccagcgtccttacNNNNNNNNNNNNNNNNNNNNNNNNNNNNNNNNNNNNNNNNNNNNNNNNNNNNNNNNNNNNNNNNNNNNNNNNNNNNNNNNNNNNNNNNNNNNNNNNNNNNNNNNNNNNNNNNNNNNNNNNNNNNNNNNNNNNNNNNNNNNNNNNNNNNNNNNNNNNNNNNNNNNNNNNNNNNNNNNNNNNNNNNNNNNNNNNNNNNNNNNNNNNNNNNNNNNNNNNNNNNNNNNNNNNNNNNNNNNNNNNNNNNNNNNNNNNNNNNNNNNNNNNNNNNNNNNNNNNNNNNNNNNNNNNNNNNNNNNNNNNNNNNNNNNNNNNNNNNNNNNNNNNNNNNNNNNNNNNNNNNNNNNNNNNNNNNNNNNNNNNNNNNNNNNNNNNNNNNNNNNNNNNNNNNNNNNNNNNNNNNNNNNNNNNNNNNNNNNNNNNNNNNNNNNNNNNNNNNNNNNNNNNNNNNNNNNNNNNNNNNNNNNNNNNNNNNNNNNNNNNNNNNNNNNNNNNNNNNNNNNNNNNNNNNNNNNNNNNNNNNNNNNNNNNNNNNNNNNNNNNNNNNNNNNNNNNNNNNNNNNNNNNNNNNNNNNNNNNNNNNNNNNNNNNNNNNNNNNNNNNNNNNNNNNNNNNNNNNNNNNNNNNNNNNNNNNNNNNNNNNNNNNNNNNNNNNNNNNNNNNNNNNNNNNNNNNNNNNNNNNNNNNNNNNNNNNNNNNNNNNNNNNNNNNNNNNNNNNNNNNNNNNNNNNNNNNNNNNNNNNNNNNNNNNNNNNNNNNNNNNNNNNNNNNNNNNNNNNNNNNNNNNNNNNNNNNNNNNNNNNNNNNNNNNNNNNNNNNNNNNNNNNNNNNNNNNNNNNNNNNNNNNNNNNNNNNNNNNNNNNNNNNNNNNNNNNNNNNNNNNNNNNNNNNNNNNNNNNNNNNNNNNNNNNNNNNNNNNNNNNNNNNNNNNNNNNNNNNNNNNNNNNNNNNNNNNNNNNNNNNNNNNNNNNNNNNNNNNNNNNNNNNNNNNNNNNNNNNNNNNNNNNNNNNNNNNNNNNNNNNNNNNNNNNNNNNNNNNNNNNNNNNNNNNNNNNNNNNNNNNNNNNNNNNNNNNNNNNNNNNNNNNNNNNNNNNNNNNNNNNNNNNNNNNNNNNNNNNNNNNNNNNNNNNNNNNNNNNNNNNNNNNNNNNNNNNNNNNNNNNNNNNNNNNNNNNNNNNNNNNNNNNNNNNNNNNNNNNNNNNNNNNNNNNNNNNNNNNNNNNNNNNNNNNNNNNNNNNNNNNNNNNNNNNNNNNNNNNNNNNNNNNNNNNNNNNNNNNNNNNNNNNNNNNNNNNNNNNNNNNNNNNNNNNNNNNNNNNNNNNNNNNNNNNNNNNNNNNNNNNNNNNNNNNNNNNNNNNNNNNNNNNNNNNNNNNNNNNNNNNNNNNNNNNNNNNNNNNNNNNNNNNNNNNNNNNNNNNNNNNNNNNNNNNNNNNNNNNNNNNNNNNNNNNNNNNNNNNNNNNNNNNNNNNNNNNNNNNNNNNNNNNNNNNNNNNNNNNNNNNNNNNNNNNNNNNNNNNNNNNNNNNNNNNNNNNNNNNNNNNNNNNNNNNNNNNNNNNNNNNNNNNNNNNNNNNNNNNNNNNNNNNNNNNNNNNNNNNNNNNNNNNNNNNNNNNNNNNNNNNNNNNNNNNNNNNNNNNNNNNNNNNNNNNNNNNNNNNNNNNNNNNNNNNNNNNNNNNNNNNNNNNNNNNNNNNNNNNNNNNNNNNNNNNNNNNNNNNNNNNNNNNNNNNNNNNNNNNNNNNNNNNNNNNNNNNNNNNNNNNNNNNNNNNNNNNNNNNNNNNNNNNNNNNNNNNNNNNNNNNNNNNNNNNNNNNNNNNNNNNNNNNNNNNNNNNNNNNNNNNNNNNNNNNNNNNNNNNNNNNNNNNNNNNNNNNNNNNNNNNNNNNNNNNNNNNNNNNNNNNNNNNNNNNN is a window of Cucurbita pepo subsp. pepo cultivar mu-cu-16 unplaced genomic scaffold, ASM280686v2 Cp4.1_scaffold001076, whole genome shotgun sequence DNA encoding:
- the LOC111786138 gene encoding putative protease Do-like 14, translating into MRGMAQVEVTLQDGRTFEGTVMNADFHSDIAIVKINSKSPLPMAKLGSSSKLRPGDWVVAIGCPLSLQNTVTAGIVSCVDRKSSDLGLGGMRREYLQTDCAINVGNSGGPLVNVDGEVIGVNIMKVDDAVGLSFAVPIDSVSKITEQFKKRGYCNTFRD